The segment CGAGCCGGTGAGCGACGACAGCGTCGTTCGCCTCTTGCTCGCCGCGAGCGACCGGTACGCGCTCGTTCGACTGGACGCGGACGGCTACGTCGATCGGTGGAACCGCAGCGCCGCCGCGCTGTTTGGCTATCGGGCCGGCGAGATCGTCGGAACTCACGCCTCGACCTTTTATACCGACGACGCTATCGAAGACGGTGCTCCCGAGCGAACGCTCGCTGTGGCCCTCGAGTCGGGGGGACACGAGGTCGAGGGCTGGCGCGTTCACCAGGACGGATCGCGGTTTCGCGTGACTGAGGTCGTCTCGGCGCTCCGTGACGACCGGGGCCGCCACCGTGGCTTCGCCGTCTTCGTTCGCGACGTTTCCGCCCATCACGACGCACTCGAGTCGGCCCGCGCTCGTGGGGACGAACTCGAGCGGCGACGCGCCGTCGTCGGACGACACCGCGCCGTGACTCGCTCGCTGCTCGCGTCGACCGATCACGCCGAGATCGAAACGAACGCCTGCGCGTCGCTCGTCGACGGCTCCGCCTACGAGTTCGCGTGGATCGACCGGGCGACGCTCTCCGATGGTCGCCGGGAGTGGCGAACCGCGAGCGGTCTCGAACCGTCCGCCATCGACCGGATCGTCCCGGACGGCTGGGGAAGAAACGCGTTCGAAGACGGCCCGAGCGACCGCGCGGACGGCTCCGGCGAGGCCACCGAATCGGCGGTGTCGGTCGCGCGGGACGTCACGGCGGGCGTCGAGGAACGCCGCTTCGAAGGAGCGCTCGCGTGCGTTCCCGTCGAGTACGGCGAAACCCGGTACGGAACGCTCTCTGTCGGAACCGCCCGAGCGGCCGCGTTCGACGAGGAGGAACGGCGAGGGCTCGAGACGACGGGCCGCGAGATCGGAGCCGCGATCAGCGCGGCCCGTCGACGAACGCTCCTCTCGTCGGACCGGGTGGTCGAACTCGAGATCCGCTGTCGGGACACGGGATCGTTCTTCGTCGACGCCTCGCGGACGCTCTCGTGTCGCTTCGAACTCGACTCGCTCGTCCCCGTCTCGGAGTCGACGCAGCTCTACTACCTCCGCCTCGAGGGTGCGTCCCCTGCCGAGGTCTTCGAACTCGCAGACGTCGAAGAGGAGATCGAAGACTGTCGGGTGATCGAAACCGACGAACGAGGGTCGCGTCTCGAGGTCGTCGTCGACGGATCATCCCCGGCGCTAACGCTGACCGAGTACGGTGCGACCGTCCGCGAGGCGAACTTCGAGGATGGGCGAGCGACGATCACGGCCGACTGCAGCGCCGACGCGGACCTCAGGACGATCGTCGACGGACTGCGCGCCGCCTTTCCGGAAACCGATCTGATCGGCAAGCGAGAGACCGACCGGTCCGTCCGGACGACAGCCGAGTTCAGGGCGGGACTCGAGGACCGACTGACGGATCGTCAGGAGGCGACGCTCCGTGCGGCGTACGTCGGCGGCTACTACGACTGGCCGCGCGAGAGCACTGCCGAAGAAGTGGCAGACGCCATGGGAATTACCTCTCCGACGCTGCACAACCACCTCCGAAAAGCCCAGCACGAGCTGTTGCGGACGTTTTTCGAGGGGGATCGGACCGATCACGACTGAGCCGATGAGCCGTCGTCGGTATCGTGGACCCTCGTCGTTCTCACGAGCTATTGTCGTTCTCGTGGACCCTCGTCGTTCTCACGAGCTATTGTCGTTCTCGTGGACCCTCGTCGTTCTCACGAGCTATTGTCGTTCTCGTGGACCCTCGTCGTTCTCGAGCGGCTGCCCA is part of the Natrarchaeobius halalkaliphilus genome and harbors:
- a CDS encoding bacterio-opsin activator domain-containing protein, yielding MSLETADESTISRRQYEVLVGVAETYREALVIRLCGQVGLRPAELVRLSVDDVEQVRIDPPRYLVRVPDGDDRHEDGRHGVRTAYLPVDVERELRRYARSEGLSADDRIFTVTPRRLQMLVSDVGDRASEAFDDPALAEVSTADLRRYFAHRALVDHDVNPRAVKAAGGWQSFEALEFFFREPTDDELVDAFDAVERPSRPGWGHDGRQPDEPVSDDSVVRLLLAASDRYALVRLDADGYVDRWNRSAAALFGYRAGEIVGTHASTFYTDDAIEDGAPERTLAVALESGGHEVEGWRVHQDGSRFRVTEVVSALRDDRGRHRGFAVFVRDVSAHHDALESARARGDELERRRAVVGRHRAVTRSLLASTDHAEIETNACASLVDGSAYEFAWIDRATLSDGRREWRTASGLEPSAIDRIVPDGWGRNAFEDGPSDRADGSGEATESAVSVARDVTAGVEERRFEGALACVPVEYGETRYGTLSVGTARAAAFDEEERRGLETTGREIGAAISAARRRTLLSSDRVVELEIRCRDTGSFFVDASRTLSCRFELDSLVPVSESTQLYYLRLEGASPAEVFELADVEEEIEDCRVIETDERGSRLEVVVDGSSPALTLTEYGATVREANFEDGRATITADCSADADLRTIVDGLRAAFPETDLIGKRETDRSVRTTAEFRAGLEDRLTDRQEATLRAAYVGGYYDWPRESTAEEVADAMGITSPTLHNHLRKAQHELLRTFFEGDRTDHD